From Tubulanus polymorphus chromosome 9, tnTubPoly1.2, whole genome shotgun sequence, a single genomic window includes:
- the LOC141910909 gene encoding uncharacterized protein LOC141910909 isoform X6, translating to MPKRKRRAGSFQPKKKVEVVGVPSALTGQNREMKKGSMEKNYEKSQDEDYRRVENEILNENLKNAQNENFNETQKENSDNNQNKKYEVKINENFEPKTNENYELNANEKDEMKMTEKHGMKMNEKYEMHMNGNYDLKTNEKNEMKMTEKHEMNINEIYDQTMNQNCGTNSNEDMTKNKVETIEVKSVFCDFNHDNCDTIMHDNYDKTKQGNYDKAIYGICEKITLDNCDKIQHDNAGHNIHETSSKMKADSSIQPISSMISCRDCDGNFGNSESCLSAENMRCSSIHGNFHQGHPKYDIHSGKQCVTNALAAMIHASNKAVINWMPHDIDSVLNIGNDLYATLTNMNTITNMYLLISELPTAVEIGNSIYNVTVGSPQVAISELSDEMRAGNFGIISELHECLHNNLLNYDTCFITFSGNTFCVLKQDDMYWIFDSHSRDASGMMTADGHAVLVRYSLSTLNSRI from the exons ATGCCTAAAAGGAAAAGAAGAGCTGGTAGCTTTCAGCCGAAGAAG aagGTGGAGGTGGTTGGAGTTCCCTCAGCCCTAACTGGACAAAACAGAGAGATGAAAAAAGGAtcaatggaaaaaaattatgaaaaatctcAAGATGAAGACTACAGaagagttgaaaatgaaatcttaaATGAAAACCTAAAAAACGctcaaaatgaaaactttaacGAAACGCAAAAAGAAAACTCTGATAACAATCAAAACAAGAAGTATGAagtgaaaatcaatgaaaactttGAACCAAAAACTAATGAGAACTATGAATTGAatgcaaatgaaaaagatgaaatgaaaatgactgaaaaacatggaatgaaaatgaatgaaaaatatgaaatgcatATGAATGGAAACTATGAtttgaaaacaaatgaaaaaaatgaaatgaaaatgactgaaaaacatgaaatgaatattaatgAGATCTATGATCAGACTATGAATCAAAATTGTGGAACTAATTCGAATGAAGATATGACAAAAAACAAAGTTGAGACAATTGAAGTGAAATCAGTTTTTTGTGACTTCAATCATGACAACTGTGATACGATTATGCATGACAACTATGATAAGACTAAACAAGGCAACTATGATAAGGCTATATATGGAATCTGTGAAAAGATTACACTTGACAACTGTGATAAGATTCAACATGATAACGCTGGTCACAATATACATGAAacctcatcgaaaatgaaagctGACTCATCTATTCAACCAATTTCGAGTATGATTTCGTGTAGAGATTGTGATGGCAATTTTGGTAACAGTGAGTCATGTTTAAGTGCTGAGAATATGAGATGTTCATCAATTCATGGAAATTTCCACCAGGGTCATCCAAAATACGATATTCATTCAGGTAAGcaatgtgtaacaaatgcattagctgcaatgattcaTGCATCAAATAAAGCTGTAATAAACTGGATGCCTCATGATATTGATTCAGTATTGAATATTGGAAATGATTTATACGCAACATTGACTAATATGAATACAATAacaaatatgtatttattgatcAGTGAGCTACCAACTGCTGTTGAGATTGGAAATTCCATTTATAATGTGACTGTTGGATCCCCTCAAGTTGCTATATCTGAATTATCTGATGAAATGAGAGCTGGAAATTTTGGAATTATCAGTGAACTACATGAATGTTTGCACAATAATCTGCTTAATTACGACACATGCTTTATAACATTTTCTGGAAATACATTTTGTGTTTTAAAACAGGATGACATGTACTGGATATTTGATTCACATTCGAGAGATGCATCAGGAATGATGACCGCTGATGGACATGCTGTATTAGTAAG GTATTCATTGTCGACCCTCAACTCTCGGATATGA
- the LOC141910909 gene encoding uncharacterized protein LOC141910909 isoform X1 encodes MPKRKRRAGSFQPKKKVEVVGVPSALTGQNREMKKGSMEKNYEKSQDEDYRRVENEILNENLKNAQNENFNETQKENSDNNQNKKYEVKINENFEPKTNENYELNANEKDEMKMTEKHGMKMNEKYEMHMNGNYDLKTNEKNEMKMTEKHEMNINEIYDQTMNQNCGTNSNEDMTKNKVETIEVKSVFCDFNHDNCDTIMHDNYDKTKQGNYDKAIYGICEKITLDNCDKIQHDNAGHNIHETSSKMKADSSIQPISSMISCRDCDGNFGNSESCLSAENMRCSSIHGNFHQGHPKYDIHSGKQCVTNALAAMIHASNKAVINWMPHDIDSVLNIGNDLYATLTNMNTITNMYLLISELPTAVEIGNSIYNVTVGSPQVAISELSDEMRAGNFGIISELHECLHNNLLNYDTCFITFSGNTFCVLKQDDMYWIFDSHSRDASGMMTADGHAVLVRYSCVNCIVKHCQNLAASMNQRQPIQYEITVASINHEIETTVENSIIETTTTYSPNYQQTSSEDELPYTNPKVDECDVIVTSESVQHDDLIYNPLEKGQCKTLCSILGIHCRPSTLGYECMPKYDGQLYSPCNTQKIKGDGSCFFRAISYSICGTEQYHRAIRTEVLKHMWQNSDKFQPHLRNPQLTINEYIDESRMKYTVHQIVCELNGNIYLKNCRGVHYEVVSCVKQSEECICSWCGKRQNTEKTNE; translated from the exons ATGCCTAAAAGGAAAAGAAGAGCTGGTAGCTTTCAGCCGAAGAAG aagGTGGAGGTGGTTGGAGTTCCCTCAGCCCTAACTGGACAAAACAGAGAGATGAAAAAAGGAtcaatggaaaaaaattatgaaaaatctcAAGATGAAGACTACAGaagagttgaaaatgaaatcttaaATGAAAACCTAAAAAACGctcaaaatgaaaactttaacGAAACGCAAAAAGAAAACTCTGATAACAATCAAAACAAGAAGTATGAagtgaaaatcaatgaaaactttGAACCAAAAACTAATGAGAACTATGAATTGAatgcaaatgaaaaagatgaaatgaaaatgactgaaaaacatggaatgaaaatgaatgaaaaatatgaaatgcatATGAATGGAAACTATGAtttgaaaacaaatgaaaaaaatgaaatgaaaatgactgaaaaacatgaaatgaatattaatgAGATCTATGATCAGACTATGAATCAAAATTGTGGAACTAATTCGAATGAAGATATGACAAAAAACAAAGTTGAGACAATTGAAGTGAAATCAGTTTTTTGTGACTTCAATCATGACAACTGTGATACGATTATGCATGACAACTATGATAAGACTAAACAAGGCAACTATGATAAGGCTATATATGGAATCTGTGAAAAGATTACACTTGACAACTGTGATAAGATTCAACATGATAACGCTGGTCACAATATACATGAAacctcatcgaaaatgaaagctGACTCATCTATTCAACCAATTTCGAGTATGATTTCGTGTAGAGATTGTGATGGCAATTTTGGTAACAGTGAGTCATGTTTAAGTGCTGAGAATATGAGATGTTCATCAATTCATGGAAATTTCCACCAGGGTCATCCAAAATACGATATTCATTCAGGTAAGcaatgtgtaacaaatgcattagctgcaatgattcaTGCATCAAATAAAGCTGTAATAAACTGGATGCCTCATGATATTGATTCAGTATTGAATATTGGAAATGATTTATACGCAACATTGACTAATATGAATACAATAacaaatatgtatttattgatcAGTGAGCTACCAACTGCTGTTGAGATTGGAAATTCCATTTATAATGTGACTGTTGGATCCCCTCAAGTTGCTATATCTGAATTATCTGATGAAATGAGAGCTGGAAATTTTGGAATTATCAGTGAACTACATGAATGTTTGCACAATAATCTGCTTAATTACGACACATGCTTTATAACATTTTCTGGAAATACATTTTGTGTTTTAAAACAGGATGACATGTACTGGATATTTGATTCACATTCGAGAGATGCATCAGGAATGATGACCGCTGATGGACATGCTGTATTAGTAAGGTACTCTTGTGTTAATTGTATTGTCAAACATTGTCAGAATCTTGCAGCTTCAATGAATCAGAGGCAACCAATAcagtatgaaattacagtGGCTTCTATCAACCATGAAATTGAAACTACTGTAGAGAATAGCATTATCGAAACAACGACTACATACTCTCCAAACTACCAACAAACAAGTAGTGAAGATGAACTGCCCTATACAAACCCAAAAGTAGATGAATGCGATGTAATTGTTACTAGTGAATCCGTGCAGCATGATGATTTAATTTACAACCCACTAGAAAAAGGTCAGTGCAAAACATTATGCTCTATTCTAGGTATTCATTGTCGACCCTCAACTCTCGGATATGAATGTATGCCCAAATATGATGGACAACTCTACTCTCCATGTAATACGCAGAAAATTAAAGGCGATGGAAGCTGTTTTTTTCGGgcaatttcatattcaatctgtggaactgagcaATATCATCGGGCTATACGCACCGAAGTTTTAAAGCACATGTGGCAGAATTCCGACAAATTCCAACCACATCTGAGAAATCCACAACTTACTATAAATGAGTATATTGATGAATCCCGTATGAAATATACAG TGCACCAAATCGTGTGTGAATTAAATGGcaacatttatttgaaaaattgcagAGGTGTACACTATGAAGTTGTGTCATGTGTGAAACAATCTGAGGAATGTATTTGCTCTTGGTGTGGCAAGcgacaaaatactgaaaaaactaatgagtaa
- the LOC141910909 gene encoding uncharacterized protein LOC141910909 isoform X2, whose amino-acid sequence MPKRKRRAGSFQPKKKVEVVGVPSALTGQNREMKKGSMEKNYEKSQDEDYRRVENEILNENLKNAQNENFNETQKENSDNNQNKKYEVKINENFEPKTNENYELNANEKDEMKMTEKHGMKMNEKYEMHMNGNYDLKTNEKNEMKMTEKHEMNINEIYDQTMNQNCGTNSNEDMTKNKVETIEVKSVFCDFNHDNCDTIMHDNYDKTKQGNYDKAIYGICEKITLDNCDKIQHDNAGHNIHETSSKMKADSSIQPISSMISCRDCDGNFGNSESCLSAENMRCSSIHGNFHQGHPKYDIHSGKQCVTNALAAMIHASNKAVINWMPHDIDSVLNIGNDLYATLTNMNTITNMYLLISELPTAVEIGNSIYNVTVGSPQVAISELSDEMRAGNFGIISELHECLHNNLLNYDTCFITFSGNTFCVLKQDDMYWIFDSHSRDASGMMTADGHAVLVRYSCVNCIVKHCQNLAASMNQRQPIQYEITVASINHEIETTVENSIIETTTTYSPNYQQTSSEDELPYTNPKVDECDVIVTSESVQHDDLIYNPLEKGQCKTLCSILGIHCRPSTLGYECMPKYDGQLYSPCNTQKIKGDGSCFFRAISYSICGTEQYHRAIRTEVLKHMWQNSDKFQPHLRNPQLTINEYIDESRMKYTGNGWLRFAGSTFSAPNRV is encoded by the exons ATGCCTAAAAGGAAAAGAAGAGCTGGTAGCTTTCAGCCGAAGAAG aagGTGGAGGTGGTTGGAGTTCCCTCAGCCCTAACTGGACAAAACAGAGAGATGAAAAAAGGAtcaatggaaaaaaattatgaaaaatctcAAGATGAAGACTACAGaagagttgaaaatgaaatcttaaATGAAAACCTAAAAAACGctcaaaatgaaaactttaacGAAACGCAAAAAGAAAACTCTGATAACAATCAAAACAAGAAGTATGAagtgaaaatcaatgaaaactttGAACCAAAAACTAATGAGAACTATGAATTGAatgcaaatgaaaaagatgaaatgaaaatgactgaaaaacatggaatgaaaatgaatgaaaaatatgaaatgcatATGAATGGAAACTATGAtttgaaaacaaatgaaaaaaatgaaatgaaaatgactgaaaaacatgaaatgaatattaatgAGATCTATGATCAGACTATGAATCAAAATTGTGGAACTAATTCGAATGAAGATATGACAAAAAACAAAGTTGAGACAATTGAAGTGAAATCAGTTTTTTGTGACTTCAATCATGACAACTGTGATACGATTATGCATGACAACTATGATAAGACTAAACAAGGCAACTATGATAAGGCTATATATGGAATCTGTGAAAAGATTACACTTGACAACTGTGATAAGATTCAACATGATAACGCTGGTCACAATATACATGAAacctcatcgaaaatgaaagctGACTCATCTATTCAACCAATTTCGAGTATGATTTCGTGTAGAGATTGTGATGGCAATTTTGGTAACAGTGAGTCATGTTTAAGTGCTGAGAATATGAGATGTTCATCAATTCATGGAAATTTCCACCAGGGTCATCCAAAATACGATATTCATTCAGGTAAGcaatgtgtaacaaatgcattagctgcaatgattcaTGCATCAAATAAAGCTGTAATAAACTGGATGCCTCATGATATTGATTCAGTATTGAATATTGGAAATGATTTATACGCAACATTGACTAATATGAATACAATAacaaatatgtatttattgatcAGTGAGCTACCAACTGCTGTTGAGATTGGAAATTCCATTTATAATGTGACTGTTGGATCCCCTCAAGTTGCTATATCTGAATTATCTGATGAAATGAGAGCTGGAAATTTTGGAATTATCAGTGAACTACATGAATGTTTGCACAATAATCTGCTTAATTACGACACATGCTTTATAACATTTTCTGGAAATACATTTTGTGTTTTAAAACAGGATGACATGTACTGGATATTTGATTCACATTCGAGAGATGCATCAGGAATGATGACCGCTGATGGACATGCTGTATTAGTAAGGTACTCTTGTGTTAATTGTATTGTCAAACATTGTCAGAATCTTGCAGCTTCAATGAATCAGAGGCAACCAATAcagtatgaaattacagtGGCTTCTATCAACCATGAAATTGAAACTACTGTAGAGAATAGCATTATCGAAACAACGACTACATACTCTCCAAACTACCAACAAACAAGTAGTGAAGATGAACTGCCCTATACAAACCCAAAAGTAGATGAATGCGATGTAATTGTTACTAGTGAATCCGTGCAGCATGATGATTTAATTTACAACCCACTAGAAAAAGGTCAGTGCAAAACATTATGCTCTATTCTAGGTATTCATTGTCGACCCTCAACTCTCGGATATGAATGTATGCCCAAATATGATGGACAACTCTACTCTCCATGTAATACGCAGAAAATTAAAGGCGATGGAAGCTGTTTTTTTCGGgcaatttcatattcaatctgtggaactgagcaATATCATCGGGCTATACGCACCGAAGTTTTAAAGCACATGTGGCAGAATTCCGACAAATTCCAACCACATCTGAGAAATCCACAACTTACTATAAATGAGTATATTGATGAATCCCGTATGAAATATACAG GCAATGGTTGGTTACGATTCGCTGGTTCTACTTTCAGTGCACCAAATCGTGTGTGA
- the LOC141910909 gene encoding uncharacterized protein LOC141910909 isoform X5, translating into MPKRKRRAGSFQPKKKVEVVGVPSALTGQNREMKKGSMEKNYEKSQDEDYRRVENEILNENLKNAQNENFNETQKENSDNNQNKKYEVKINENFEPKTNENYELNANEKDEMKMTEKHGMKMNEKYEMHMNGNYDLKTNEKNEMKMTEKHEMNINEIYDQTMNQNCGTNSNEDMTKNKVETIEVKSVFCDFNHDNCDTIMHDNYDKTKQGNYDKAIYGICEKITLDNCDKIQHDNAGHNIHETSSKMKADSSIQPISSMISCRDCDGNFGNSESCLSAENMRCSSIHGNFHQGHPKYDIHSGKQCVTNALAAMIHASNKAVINWMPHDIDSVLNIGNDLYATLTNMNTITNMYLLISELPTAVEIGNSIYNVTVGSPQVAISELSDEMRAGNFGIISELHECLHNNLLNYDTCFITFSGNTFCVLKQDDMYWIFDSHSRDASGMMTADGHAVLVRYSCVNCIVKHCQNLAASMNQRQPIQYEITVASINHEIETTVENSIIETTTTYSPNYQQTSSEDELPYTNPKVDECDVIVTSESVQHDDLIYNPLEKGNGWLRFAGSTFSAPNRV; encoded by the exons ATGCCTAAAAGGAAAAGAAGAGCTGGTAGCTTTCAGCCGAAGAAG aagGTGGAGGTGGTTGGAGTTCCCTCAGCCCTAACTGGACAAAACAGAGAGATGAAAAAAGGAtcaatggaaaaaaattatgaaaaatctcAAGATGAAGACTACAGaagagttgaaaatgaaatcttaaATGAAAACCTAAAAAACGctcaaaatgaaaactttaacGAAACGCAAAAAGAAAACTCTGATAACAATCAAAACAAGAAGTATGAagtgaaaatcaatgaaaactttGAACCAAAAACTAATGAGAACTATGAATTGAatgcaaatgaaaaagatgaaatgaaaatgactgaaaaacatggaatgaaaatgaatgaaaaatatgaaatgcatATGAATGGAAACTATGAtttgaaaacaaatgaaaaaaatgaaatgaaaatgactgaaaaacatgaaatgaatattaatgAGATCTATGATCAGACTATGAATCAAAATTGTGGAACTAATTCGAATGAAGATATGACAAAAAACAAAGTTGAGACAATTGAAGTGAAATCAGTTTTTTGTGACTTCAATCATGACAACTGTGATACGATTATGCATGACAACTATGATAAGACTAAACAAGGCAACTATGATAAGGCTATATATGGAATCTGTGAAAAGATTACACTTGACAACTGTGATAAGATTCAACATGATAACGCTGGTCACAATATACATGAAacctcatcgaaaatgaaagctGACTCATCTATTCAACCAATTTCGAGTATGATTTCGTGTAGAGATTGTGATGGCAATTTTGGTAACAGTGAGTCATGTTTAAGTGCTGAGAATATGAGATGTTCATCAATTCATGGAAATTTCCACCAGGGTCATCCAAAATACGATATTCATTCAGGTAAGcaatgtgtaacaaatgcattagctgcaatgattcaTGCATCAAATAAAGCTGTAATAAACTGGATGCCTCATGATATTGATTCAGTATTGAATATTGGAAATGATTTATACGCAACATTGACTAATATGAATACAATAacaaatatgtatttattgatcAGTGAGCTACCAACTGCTGTTGAGATTGGAAATTCCATTTATAATGTGACTGTTGGATCCCCTCAAGTTGCTATATCTGAATTATCTGATGAAATGAGAGCTGGAAATTTTGGAATTATCAGTGAACTACATGAATGTTTGCACAATAATCTGCTTAATTACGACACATGCTTTATAACATTTTCTGGAAATACATTTTGTGTTTTAAAACAGGATGACATGTACTGGATATTTGATTCACATTCGAGAGATGCATCAGGAATGATGACCGCTGATGGACATGCTGTATTAGTAAGGTACTCTTGTGTTAATTGTATTGTCAAACATTGTCAGAATCTTGCAGCTTCAATGAATCAGAGGCAACCAATAcagtatgaaattacagtGGCTTCTATCAACCATGAAATTGAAACTACTGTAGAGAATAGCATTATCGAAACAACGACTACATACTCTCCAAACTACCAACAAACAAGTAGTGAAGATGAACTGCCCTATACAAACCCAAAAGTAGATGAATGCGATGTAATTGTTACTAGTGAATCCGTGCAGCATGATGATTTAATTTACAACCCACTAGAAAAAG GCAATGGTTGGTTACGATTCGCTGGTTCTACTTTCAGTGCACCAAATCGTGTGTGA
- the LOC141910909 gene encoding uncharacterized protein LOC141910909 isoform X4: MPKRKRRAGSFQPKKKVEVVGVPSALTGQNREMKKGSMEKNYEKSQDEDYRRVENEILNENLKNAQNENFNETQKENSDNNQNKKYEVKINENFEPKTNENYELNANEKDEMKMTEKHGMKMNEKYEMHMNGNYDLKTNEKNEMKMTEKHEMNINEIYDQTMNQNCGTNSNEDMTKNKVETIEVKSVFCDFNHDNCDTIMHDNYDKTKQGNYDKAIYGICEKITLDNCDKIQHDNAGHNIHETSSKMKADSSIQPISSMISCRDCDGNFGNSESCLSAENMRCSSIHGNFHQGHPKYDIHSGKQCVTNALAAMIHASNKAVINWMPHDIDSVLNIGNDLYATLTNMNTITNMYLLISELPTAVEIGNSIYNVTVGSPQVAISELSDEMRAGNFGIISELHECLHNNLLNYDTCFITFSGNTFCVLKQDDMYWIFDSHSRDASGMMTADGHAVLVRYSCVNCIVKHCQNLAASMNQRQPIQYEITVASINHEIETTVENSIIETTTTYSPNYQQTSSEDELPYTNPKVDECDVFIVDPQLSDMNVCPNMMDNSTLHVIRRKLKAMEAVFFGQFHIQSVELSNIIGLYAPKF; this comes from the exons ATGCCTAAAAGGAAAAGAAGAGCTGGTAGCTTTCAGCCGAAGAAG aagGTGGAGGTGGTTGGAGTTCCCTCAGCCCTAACTGGACAAAACAGAGAGATGAAAAAAGGAtcaatggaaaaaaattatgaaaaatctcAAGATGAAGACTACAGaagagttgaaaatgaaatcttaaATGAAAACCTAAAAAACGctcaaaatgaaaactttaacGAAACGCAAAAAGAAAACTCTGATAACAATCAAAACAAGAAGTATGAagtgaaaatcaatgaaaactttGAACCAAAAACTAATGAGAACTATGAATTGAatgcaaatgaaaaagatgaaatgaaaatgactgaaaaacatggaatgaaaatgaatgaaaaatatgaaatgcatATGAATGGAAACTATGAtttgaaaacaaatgaaaaaaatgaaatgaaaatgactgaaaaacatgaaatgaatattaatgAGATCTATGATCAGACTATGAATCAAAATTGTGGAACTAATTCGAATGAAGATATGACAAAAAACAAAGTTGAGACAATTGAAGTGAAATCAGTTTTTTGTGACTTCAATCATGACAACTGTGATACGATTATGCATGACAACTATGATAAGACTAAACAAGGCAACTATGATAAGGCTATATATGGAATCTGTGAAAAGATTACACTTGACAACTGTGATAAGATTCAACATGATAACGCTGGTCACAATATACATGAAacctcatcgaaaatgaaagctGACTCATCTATTCAACCAATTTCGAGTATGATTTCGTGTAGAGATTGTGATGGCAATTTTGGTAACAGTGAGTCATGTTTAAGTGCTGAGAATATGAGATGTTCATCAATTCATGGAAATTTCCACCAGGGTCATCCAAAATACGATATTCATTCAGGTAAGcaatgtgtaacaaatgcattagctgcaatgattcaTGCATCAAATAAAGCTGTAATAAACTGGATGCCTCATGATATTGATTCAGTATTGAATATTGGAAATGATTTATACGCAACATTGACTAATATGAATACAATAacaaatatgtatttattgatcAGTGAGCTACCAACTGCTGTTGAGATTGGAAATTCCATTTATAATGTGACTGTTGGATCCCCTCAAGTTGCTATATCTGAATTATCTGATGAAATGAGAGCTGGAAATTTTGGAATTATCAGTGAACTACATGAATGTTTGCACAATAATCTGCTTAATTACGACACATGCTTTATAACATTTTCTGGAAATACATTTTGTGTTTTAAAACAGGATGACATGTACTGGATATTTGATTCACATTCGAGAGATGCATCAGGAATGATGACCGCTGATGGACATGCTGTATTAGTAAGGTACTCTTGTGTTAATTGTATTGTCAAACATTGTCAGAATCTTGCAGCTTCAATGAATCAGAGGCAACCAATAcagtatgaaattacagtGGCTTCTATCAACCATGAAATTGAAACTACTGTAGAGAATAGCATTATCGAAACAACGACTACATACTCTCCAAACTACCAACAAACAAGTAGTGAAGATGAACTGCCCTATACAAACCCAAAAGTAGATGAATGCGAT GTATTCATTGTCGACCCTCAACTCTCGGATATGAATGTATGCCCAAATATGATGGACAACTCTACTCTCCATGTAATACGCAGAAAATTAAAGGCGATGGAAGCTGTTTTTTTCGGgcaatttcatattcaatctgtggaactgagcaATATCATCGGGCTATACGCACCGAAGTTTTAA
- the LOC141910909 gene encoding uncharacterized protein LOC141910909 isoform X3 has product MPKRKRRAGSFQPKKKVEVVGVPSALTGQNREMKKGSMEKNYEKSQDEDYRRVENEILNENLKNAQNENFNETQKENSDNNQNKKYEVKINENFEPKTNENYELNANEKDEMKMTEKHGMKMNEKYEMHMNGNYDLKTNEKNEMKMTEKHEMNINEIYDQTMNQNCGTNSNEDMTKNKVETIEVKSVFCDFNHDNCDTIMHDNYDKTKQGNYDKAIYGICEKITLDNCDKIQHDNAGHNIHETSSKMKADSSIQPISSMISCRDCDGNFGNSESCLSAENMRCSSIHGNFHQGHPKYDIHSGKQCVTNALAAMIHASNKAVINWMPHDIDSVLNIGNDLYATLTNMNTITNMYLLISELPTAVEIGNSIYNVTVGSPQVAISELSDEMRAGNFGIISELHECLHNNLLNYDTCFITFSGNTFCVLKQDDMYWIFDSHSRDASGMMTADGHAVLVRYSCVNCIVKHCQNLAASMNQRQPIQYEITVASINHEIETTVENSIIETTTTYSPNYQQTSSEDELPYTNPKVDECDVIVTSESVQHDDLIYNPLEKVHQIVCELNGNIYLKNCRGVHYEVVSCVKQSEECICSWCGKRQNTEKTNE; this is encoded by the exons ATGCCTAAAAGGAAAAGAAGAGCTGGTAGCTTTCAGCCGAAGAAG aagGTGGAGGTGGTTGGAGTTCCCTCAGCCCTAACTGGACAAAACAGAGAGATGAAAAAAGGAtcaatggaaaaaaattatgaaaaatctcAAGATGAAGACTACAGaagagttgaaaatgaaatcttaaATGAAAACCTAAAAAACGctcaaaatgaaaactttaacGAAACGCAAAAAGAAAACTCTGATAACAATCAAAACAAGAAGTATGAagtgaaaatcaatgaaaactttGAACCAAAAACTAATGAGAACTATGAATTGAatgcaaatgaaaaagatgaaatgaaaatgactgaaaaacatggaatgaaaatgaatgaaaaatatgaaatgcatATGAATGGAAACTATGAtttgaaaacaaatgaaaaaaatgaaatgaaaatgactgaaaaacatgaaatgaatattaatgAGATCTATGATCAGACTATGAATCAAAATTGTGGAACTAATTCGAATGAAGATATGACAAAAAACAAAGTTGAGACAATTGAAGTGAAATCAGTTTTTTGTGACTTCAATCATGACAACTGTGATACGATTATGCATGACAACTATGATAAGACTAAACAAGGCAACTATGATAAGGCTATATATGGAATCTGTGAAAAGATTACACTTGACAACTGTGATAAGATTCAACATGATAACGCTGGTCACAATATACATGAAacctcatcgaaaatgaaagctGACTCATCTATTCAACCAATTTCGAGTATGATTTCGTGTAGAGATTGTGATGGCAATTTTGGTAACAGTGAGTCATGTTTAAGTGCTGAGAATATGAGATGTTCATCAATTCATGGAAATTTCCACCAGGGTCATCCAAAATACGATATTCATTCAGGTAAGcaatgtgtaacaaatgcattagctgcaatgattcaTGCATCAAATAAAGCTGTAATAAACTGGATGCCTCATGATATTGATTCAGTATTGAATATTGGAAATGATTTATACGCAACATTGACTAATATGAATACAATAacaaatatgtatttattgatcAGTGAGCTACCAACTGCTGTTGAGATTGGAAATTCCATTTATAATGTGACTGTTGGATCCCCTCAAGTTGCTATATCTGAATTATCTGATGAAATGAGAGCTGGAAATTTTGGAATTATCAGTGAACTACATGAATGTTTGCACAATAATCTGCTTAATTACGACACATGCTTTATAACATTTTCTGGAAATACATTTTGTGTTTTAAAACAGGATGACATGTACTGGATATTTGATTCACATTCGAGAGATGCATCAGGAATGATGACCGCTGATGGACATGCTGTATTAGTAAGGTACTCTTGTGTTAATTGTATTGTCAAACATTGTCAGAATCTTGCAGCTTCAATGAATCAGAGGCAACCAATAcagtatgaaattacagtGGCTTCTATCAACCATGAAATTGAAACTACTGTAGAGAATAGCATTATCGAAACAACGACTACATACTCTCCAAACTACCAACAAACAAGTAGTGAAGATGAACTGCCCTATACAAACCCAAAAGTAGATGAATGCGATGTAATTGTTACTAGTGAATCCGTGCAGCATGATGATTTAATTTACAACCCACTAGAAAAAG TGCACCAAATCGTGTGTGAATTAAATGGcaacatttatttgaaaaattgcagAGGTGTACACTATGAAGTTGTGTCATGTGTGAAACAATCTGAGGAATGTATTTGCTCTTGGTGTGGCAAGcgacaaaatactgaaaaaactaatgagtaa